AGAGATCAAGAGCCTGATTACGGCGTCCGGTTCCCATGTCGCAAACGGCGTCGCCCTCGTCACGAATGCCGGATCGGCGCTGCGGGAAATCGCCGGTCAGGTGCACGACATCAATACCAACGTCACGGCGATCGTCGAGGCGGCGCGCGAGCAATCGGTGGCGCTCGGCGGCATCAGCCAGGCCATCAACACGGTCGACCAGGGAACGCAGCAGAATGCCGCGATGGTCGAGGAGCAGACTGCTGCAAGCCATGGCCTTGCCCGGGAGGCTGCGGCACTCTTCAAGCTTCTTGAGCAGTTCCGTTTCGAGGACGCGCCGAAATCACGCTCTTCGTCAACGCCGGCGGGGCGTCATCCTTCGGTGCCGGCGGCTTTGAAAGTCGTCCGCACGGCCTCGGCGCACGGATCGGCGGCTGGCGCGCTGAAATCCGATTGGGAAGAATTTTGATTTAGCTCCAATCAAAGCTGCGGCGTCCTTTCGTGTCTGAAAAAGGCGCGGTGCTGAGGGGCTGAGGGCAGCTTCTCCGGATGTCGGGCTTCTGCCTCGTTTCCAACAACGAAGACATCGCCGACGGTTACGACGCGGCTTGCCTATCCATTCACCGAAACGATCGGAACGCGGCCAGGCGATCAGCCTCGGAGGCGAATGGAAAATGCTGCACTGCCAAAAAAATCGTCACGCGCGCCCCTGCGCGTTTTTTCGGCATGACCCATTGACAATTCATCCTTGATGGCACTTGATACGTTATTCCAGTAAAACAGACATGCGTCCATTATACTGGAATAATCGGAAAGCATCCATAAGGGGAACGCCATGACCATTTCCTTTCGTACCGGCGTGATGTCGCTGGTCGCCGCCGCCTTGTTGTCCACGCCTGTGCTGGCCGAAGGCAGCAAGCTCGATGAAGTGCTGGCCCGCGGCCACCTCGTCCTCGGCACGGGCAGCACCAACGCGCCCTGGCACTTCAAGAGCGCCGACGACAAGCTTCAGGGTTTCGACGTCGACATGGGCCATATCATCGCCAAGGCACTCTTCGGCGATCCTGAGAAGATCGAATATGTGAACCAGTCCTCCGACGCCCGCATCCCGAACATCACCACCGACAAGGTCGACATTACCTGCCAGTTCATGACCGTGACCGGTGAACGCGCCCAGCAGGTCGCCTTCACCATTCCTTATTATCGCGAGGGTGTCGGCCTGATGCTCAAGGCGGATGGAAAATATGGCGACTACGCCGCGCTCAAAGCTGCCGGTTCCTCCGTCACCATCTCGGTTCTGCAGAATGTCTATGCCGAGGCAATGGTGCATGCGGCCTTGCCGGAAGCGACCGTCGATCAGTATGATTCCGTCGACCTGATCTATCAGGCGCTGGAGTCGGGACGCGCCGATGCCGTCGCCACGGACCAGTCGTCGCTTGCCTGGTACATGACGCAGAACCCGGGCCGCTACAAGGATGCCGGCTACGGCTGGAATCCGCAGACCTATGCCTGCGCCGTCAAGCGCGGCGACCAGGACTGGCTGAACTTCGTCAACACTGCTCTGCACGAAGCCATGACCGGCGTCGAGTTCGACTTTTACGCCAAGTCCTTCAAGACCTGGTTCGGCAAGGATCTGGCGCCGCCGCAGATCGGCTTTCCTGTTGAGTTCAAGTAACGGCAACGCGGAGCGGGATTGTTCTCCCGCTCCGCTGAAGCGCCGCGCGTCTTTCCAGACGCGCAAAGGACGCTGCAACACTTTGAATCTGCGCATCGTGCACGATGCGTTAGTCTGAAAGGGCGGCCCGCATGGGTTACACGCTGAATTTTGCTGCCGTCTGGCGCAATTTCGATTTTCTGTTGAGCGGGCTTGCGCTCAGTCTCGGCCTGGCGGTGATCTCGATCCTGATCGGGGCCGCGATCGGCCTTGTCGTGGCCTTCGCGCTGACATCCAAAAGCCGCTTTGCGGTGGTGCCGGCGCGGGTCTATGTCACGGTCATCCGCAACCTGCCGATTCTCGTTCTGGTGCTTTTCGCCTTTTTCGCGCTGCCGCAGATGGGTTTGCGTCTCGACAAGATGAAAAGCTTCGTTCTGGTGCTCTCCCTCTATTCCGGCGCCTATCTGGCCGAGGTGTTCCGCGCCGGGCTGTTGTCGATCCCGAGAGGGCTGACCGAGGCCGGCCTCGCCATCGGCCTGACGGGAATGCAGATCCGCAGTTCCATCATCGCTCCGCTGATGCTGCGCAATGTGCTGCCATCGCTGTCCTCGACGATCATCTCGCTGTTCAAGGACACCTCGCTTGCCGCCGCCATCGCCGTGCCGGAACTGACCTTTGCCGCCCGCAAGATCAATGTCGAAAGTTTCCGCGTCATAGAAACCTGGATGGTCACCTCGGCCCTCTATGTCGTGACCTGTTTCCTCATCGCCGCCGCGATGCGCTTCGTCGAGCGCCGTCTGGCCCTGCCGAGATAGACCTGATGTCCCACACCTTTCTCGAACAACTCTGGATCGCCCGCTACGTCATCATCAACGGCGTCGGCGTGACCGTGTCGATCTCGCTGCTAGCCATCCTCGCGGGCTCCGTCCTCGGCGTTTTCGTCGGCCTGGCGCTCGTCTATGGCGGCGTGGTTTTGCGGGTGGCGGTGCGCGCCTATACGGATATCATCCGCGGCACGCCGGTGCTCGTGCTGGTGCTGGCAAGCTATTATGTCTCCGCCGCCGTCGGCCTCGACCTCGGGCCGTTTTCCGCCGGCGTGCTCGCCCTTGCGATCTTCTGCTCCTCGCATGTCGGCGAAATCGTCCGCGGCGCGCTTCAGGCGATCCCGAAGGGGCAGACCGAAGCCGCCAAGGCGATCGGCCTGACCTTTACCCAGACCTTCACCTCGGTGCTGTGGCCGCAGGCCATGCGGCAGTGCCTGCCGGCCTGGGTGAATACGGCGGCCGAAATGGTGAAGGCCTCGACGCTGCTCTCCGTCATCGGCGTCGCCGAGCTTCTCCTGCGCACGCAGGAGATCATCTCCCGCAATTTCATGAGCCTCCAGTTCTATTTCCTGGCCGGCGGTCTCTATTTCATCGTCAACTACGGCATCGAGCACTTCGGCAAATATGTCGAGCGCAAGACCGCCCTGCCGTCCTAAGGAGCCCCCGATGGCCAAGACCATTCTCGACATCAAGGGTCTGCGCAAGACTTACGGCATCCACGAAGTCCTCAAAGGTGTCGATTGCGCCGTTGAAGAAGGCGAGGTCATTTCCATCATCGGCTCGTCCGGCTCCGGAAAGACCACCTTGCTGCGCTGCGTCAACATGCTGGAAGAATTCCAGGGCGGCACGATCAGCCTCGATGGCGAAGAGATCGGCTACCGCGTCGACGGCGCAACGCGCCGCCGCAAGGGCGAGAAGGAGATTGCCCGCCAGCGAGCGCTGACCGGCATGGCCTTTCAGCAGTTCAATCTCTTCCCGCATATGAGTGCCGCCGAAAACGTCATGCTCGGCCTCGTCAAGGTGAAGAAGATGACGAAGCCGGACGCCCGCGCCGTCGCGGAAAAATGGCTCGATCGTGTCGGTCTTTCCGCCCGCGCGAACCATTATCCAGGTCAGCTTTCCGGCGGCCAGCAGCAGCGGGTCGCGATCGCCCGGGCCATCGCCATGTCGCCGCGGCTGATGCTGTTCGATGAAGTGACCTCGGCGCTCGACCCGGAACTGGTGGGCGAGGTGCTGCAGGTCATCAAAGGGCTTGCCGCTGACGGCATGACCATGCTGCTCGTCACCCATGAGATGCGCTTCGCCTACGAGGTTTCGTCCCGCGTCATCTTCATGAACCAGGGCGTCATCTGCGAAGAAGGCGATCCGAAGGACATGTTCGTGCATCCGAAGACCGAACGGCTCGCGGAATTCCTCAAGACCTCGAGTTTCAACTAACGAAAAGAGAAACCCGTGACGTCAAACCGGCGGCATGATACACGCAACGCGCATTGAAGGATGATGGCAGATCAATTATATTGCCAGCATCGCTATCAGGTCACGCAGAGTTGCTATCATGCCCGCAGTCACAATCAGAAACCTCTCCGAGGCGACGCACCGGGCCCTCAAGGTGCGCGCGGCCCATCACGGGCGCAGCGCCGAAGCGGAAATGCGCGAAATCCTCGAAGCTGCCGTCCGTCCAGAAACGCGGCTGCGTCTTGGCAGCGCGCTCGCCGAACGGAGCCGTCTCCTCGGGCTGACGAATGACGACTTTGCCGTTCTGGACCAGGCTTTCGACAAAATCCCTGCGAAGCCGATGAGCTTTGAATGATTATCCTCGATACGAACGTCGTTTCCGAGGCGATGAAACCCGCGCCCGACGACGCCGTGAAATTCTGGCTCGATGAGCAGGCAGCCGAAACCCTCTTCCTTTCCAGCGTCACGATCGCCGAACTGATGTTTGGCATTGGCGCGCTCCCGGCCGGCAAACGCAAGGAAAGACTATCCGACGCGTTGGACGGTTTGGAGGAGCTGTTCGAAGGCCGCATTCTGGCCTTCGACATCACCGCCGCACGACACTATGCCGATCTCGCTGTCAAAGCCCGAGCCGCGGGCAGAGGCTTCCCTACTCCGGATGGTTATATCGCCGCCATCGCGGCATCGAAGGGATTCGTCGTCGCCACGCGCGATACAAGTGCCTTCGACGCGGCAGGTGTCGAGGTGATCAATCCTTGGGCCACTTCGCGCGCATAAACTCGTCCGGCCACGGCCAATGAGAGCAAGCCCCCATGTGAGCGGCTGGTGCCGATCGGGATTGACACCGAGTTGCCCGCACCCGCTCAATTTATGTTCAGTCTGCATTCCGAGCGGGCAAATTCCAGGCAAAGACTCCGAGGTATCGTGAGAATCTTGAGCGCAGGATTTTGGCATGCGCTTTGCTTTCTGTCTTGTATGCAAGATAGCCACACATCCGAGACCACGCAGAAGTCCATCGAGGCGACGATCGTTTCCGGCATCCTTTCTGCCAAGATCCGGCCCGGCACGCGCCTTGGCGAAAACCAGCTGGCAGCGCTCTTCTGCGTGTCCAGAACCCGCGTCCGTGAAGCCATGATGCGCCTGGAGACACGCGGCATCGTGCATGTCAGCCCTCGGCGGGGCTGGTTTGTGGTCGAGCCGTCCGCCGAGGATGCGATCGCGGTTTATGAGGCGCGGCGTATCGTCGAGGCTGGTTTGCTGCGCAGCATGCGCGCGCTGACGGACGAGGGCCGTAAAGCCCTCGACGGGCATCTCAACGAGGAACGAAATGCGATGGCGGCGGGCGACCGTCAGCGCCTGACCTATTTGATGGGCGATTTCCACATCCGCATCGCCGAATTGAGTGGCAACGCCATCGTCGTCGATATCCTGCGCGACCTGACCGCGAGGACGATCCTCATTTCCATGCTCTATCAATCCGAATTTCATGCGGCACAGTCTCACGAGGGGCACTGCCGTATTTTCGAGGCCATGCAGGCGGGCGATTTCGTCAGAGCTGCGGAACTCTCCGTCGAGCATCTCGACGACGTGGAAATGGGCCTCGATCTCACGGCGCGCCCGGATCCGCTTTCGGATCTGCGCAATTCCCTGTCGCTGCCTCCCAAGACAGCTTCCTCACCTTTCAGACCGAGCAAACCACAACTTCAAAGGAGTCATTAACGCATGCTGACAAGACGAGTCTTCTTCGCAATCGCGACCCTGGCGGCAACCTTCGGCTTCGGCTCCGCCTCTCATGCCGATGCTCTCGCCGACATCACGGCGCGCGGCACACTGCGTGTCGCCGTCCCGCAGGATTTCCCGCCATTCGGCAGCGTCGGCACCGATATGGCGCCGATGGGCTACGATATCGACGTCGCCAATCTCATTGCCGAGAAACTGGGCGTCAAGACCGAGCTCGTGCCGGTCACCAGCGCCAACCGCGTGCCCTATCTGCAGACCAACAAGGTCGATCTGGTCATATCGAGCCTCGGCAAGAATGCGGAGCGCGAAAAGGTGATCGATTTCTCCGCAGCCTACGCCCCCTTCTTCAACGGCGTGTTCGCGCCGGCCGACCTTTCGGTCGCCAAGGCGGAAGATCTCGCCGGCAAGAGCATCGGCGTCACGCGCGGCGCGGTCGAGGATCTGGAACTGACGAAGATCGCGCCGGCCGATGCGACGATCAAGCGCTACGAGGACAATAACGGCACGATCTCGGCCTTCCTATCCGGCCAGGTCGACACTATCGCTACCGGCAACGTCGTGGCGGCGGCGATCCTCGCTAAAAATCCTCCCAAGCGCCCCGAGCTCAAATTCCTGATCAAAAACTCGCCCTGCTACATCGGCCTCAACAAGGAGCAGGCGGCTCTTCTGGAGAAGGTCAACGGCATTATCGCCGCCGCCAAAGCCGATGGCGCGCTGAACGCCATATCGCAGAAGTGGCTCGGCACCGATCTCCCGTCGGATCTCTGAACGACCCGGTCTTCCGGATGTCATCCCGCGCAGGCGGGATGACATCCCCTCGTCACCGCAAGAGGGGACAATTCCTTGAGCTATCATTTCGAATTCGGCTGGCTGCTTCAATATTACCCTGAGATCATCAAGGGCATACTGGTCACGCTGGAACTGATCGCGATCGGCGGAGTGCTCGGCATTTCGCTCGGCATCGTCTGTGCCTGGGTGCGCGCACTCGGGCCGGCCTGGCTGAAACCTGTCGTTGCCGCCTATGTCGAACTGATCCGCAACACGCCGTTCCTGATCCAGCTGTTTTTCATCTTCTTCGGTCTGCCGTCGCTCGGCCTCCAGCTTCCCGAATTGACCGCCGCCAACCTCGCAATGGTCATCAATCTCGGCGCCTATAGCTGCGAAATCATTCGCGCCGGCATCCAGGCGACCCCGAAGGGTCAGTTCGAGGCAGGCGAGAGCCTCGCCATGACGCGCTTCGAAACCTTCCGCCATGTCGTGCTCGTCCCGTCGCTGCAGCGCATCTGGCCTGCGCTGTCGTCGCAAGTCGTCATCGTCATGCTCGGCTCGTCGGTCGTGTCGCAGATCGCCGCCGAGGATCTGACCTTCGCCGCGAACTTCATACAATCGCGAACCTTCCGCGCTTTCGAGGCCTATATCGTCTCGACAGCCATCTATCTGGTAATGGCGATCCTGCTGCGGCAGGTACTGGCTGTCATCGGCGGCTTGATTTTCCCGAGGAGAGAAGCACGATGATCGAGTTCACCCTCTGGGACATCCTGCGCAACCTGCTGCTCGCCACCCGCTGGACGATTCTGCTTTCGCTCGTCTCCTTCGCCGGCGGCGGCGCGGTCGGGCTGGGGCTGCTGTTCCTGCGCATCGGCAAGCGCAAGCCATTCAGGGCGCTTGCGAAATATTATATCGAGCTGTTCCAGGGCACGCCGCTGCTGATGCAGCTGTTCATCGCCTTTTTCGGTCTCGGCCTCTTCGGCATCGACGTGCCGGCCTGGCTTGCCGCGGGATTGGCGCTCACCCTGTGGAGTGCCGCCTTTCTCGCCGAGATCTGGCGAGGCTGCGTCGAGGCGGTCGCCAAAGGCCAGTGGGAAGCCTCCGCCAGCCTCGGCATGGTTAGGCTGCAGCAGATGCGTTACGTCATCTTGCCGCAGGCGCTGAGGGTCGCCATACCGCCGACGGTCGGCTTCTCCGTCCAGATCGTCAAGGGCACGGCGCTGACCTCGATCATCGGCTTCGTCGAATTGTCGAAAGCCGGCACCGTGGTCACCAACGCCACCTTCCAGCCCTTCACGGTCTACGGGCTCGTCGCCCTCATCTACTTCGCCCTCTGCTGGCCTTTGTCGAAAAGCAGCCAGATCCTGGAAAGGAAGCTCAATGTCGCTCATCGAAATCACTGAAGTCCGCAAGAGCTTCGGCGCCACCGAGGTGCTGAAGGGCATCAATCTCGATGTGCAGGCCGGCGAGGTCATCGCCATTATCGGCAAGAGCGGTTCGGGCAAATCGACCCTGCTTCGCTGCATCAACGGCCTGGAGACCATCACCGACGGCTCCATTTCCGTGGCCGGCGCACAGCTCCTCGATGACGAAGTGCATCTTAAGGCCCTGCGCCTCAAGATCGGCATGATCTTTCAACAGTTCAATCTCTTCCCGCACCTGACGGCTGGCGGCAACGTCATGCTGTCGCAGACGGTGGTCAAGAAGACCCCGAAGGCCGAAGCCGAGGCCATGGCCCGCAAGATGCTGGAGCGGGTAGGGCTGGGCCACCGGTTCGACGCCTATCCGGACGAACTCTCCGGCGGCCAGCAGCAGCGGGTCGCCATCGCCCGGGCGCTCGCCATGCAGCCGGCAGCACTTCTTTGCGACGAGATCACCTCGGCGCTCGATCCGGAACTGGTCGCCGAGGTTCTGGCCGTCGTGCGCGAGCTTGCCGCGGAAGGGATGACGCTGCTGATGGTCACCCACGAGATGAAGTTCGCCCGCGACGTCTGCAGCCGCGTCGTCTTCATGCATCAGGGCCGCGTCCACGAGGTAGGCCGGCCCGAGGAAGTCTTCGCCAATCCGCAGACGGCAGAGCTGAAGCAGTTTCTCGGCGTCAGTTAAGAAATCGCGACCTGCTCTCGCCTTTGCCGACCGGCGTCATGTCGACCGTGCTCAGGACTTCGACCGAGGATATCCCAACAACGCTTCATACTCTCTGCCGGTCAATCGTTCGATTGCCCGCAACTGCGTGGGAATATCCATCCGCTCGTGCAAGACTGCGGCAATGACGAAGGTTGCATCGTCAGCGACAATGTAGACTGCGTAATGGTGCTCGATATTGTGCAATCGGAAGAGCGAATTCCCGACGCGGAGCCACTAGCGCATTTCTTCATCGAGTCCCGCGTCGACGGCATCCAGTGCCGAAAGGGGCAGCGTCTCTCCGCGCCGGAATTCTTCTGGTCATGCGGCGCCCTCCTCAAATTTCCGACTGAATTGTTCTGCATCGATGCAGGCAGGGACCGATCGGAATGTTCGCCATAACGACGATAAACTCTTCCTGCTGCCCGAACCAACAAGCGCGCAGGCGCTCCAATCCGCAGACATGCCGGGAACGGCAGGCAAGGCTGCCGTTCCCGGGAATTGTCAGTCTTTCTTATCGGCGGGCGCGGGTAGCAAGACGGGCTCGGCCGAATGTTTGGGGAGCATCAGTTGTGCCAGAATGTCGTCGGCCGAATGGCTGGAGCCGCCAATGCCGGCTTCGCGCAGCTGACGATCGAGATCGCCGCCGTTTTCGAGCGCTGCCAGCTCGGCACCGGCTTCGATGCGGCCGGCAGTGACTTCCTGGCGTTTCTTGATGCGTTCGAGACTTTCGACGGCGCTGCCGAGGCGGGTATTGATGCCCGACTGGTTATGGGCGATCGCCGACTGAGCGCGCAGCAGCGACTCGTTGGCTTTGACGTTCTCCACCTCGCGCTTCATCTGCGCAATACGTGCTTCGGTATCCTGGATCGTGCGCAGCATCTGTTGCTGGCGGGGCAGCAGCCGATCGAGCTCTTCCTGGTCGCGCTGCACTTCGGAACGGCTGGTGGCGATGCGCTGCGCCAGACCCTGGGCGAGATCCGTGCGGCCCGCCGAGATCGCAGCGCGGGCGCTGTCGGTATCCTTGGTCTCCTTCGCGCGGTTTTCTTCAAGCCGGCGCATGACGCTCTTGTTGGAGGCCATGATGCCGGCCAGATCGGATCGCGCCCGGCGCAGCGACTGTTCGGCGTCGCGGATTTCCTGGTCGAGAATGCGCATGGACTGGCTGTCGGCTGCGGCTTCCGCTGCCTCGTTGATGCCGCCGCGAATGGCGGTGAAAATCTTTCCCCAGGTGCTCACGCTGTAATCTCCCCGCTTTTCCACTCTTCAATCATATGCGCCGCATCGACGGCATTGGCCGCCAGAATTGCCACCTCTTCGACCACCGTGTCGGCCGGCGAGTGCGCCGACAGCGAACCGAACAATTCATACCATTCCTCACCGTCGATGGTGGTGATGCCGAAGCTGGAAAGCGGCACGAATTTGTGCGTCTTGAGCACCATGCGTTCGAAGGCCTGGCGATTGGGCACGTCCTTGCACGGCAACAGAACGGCGCTGACAAGGATGTCGCGCTCCCCGCTCACCGCGACGAAGACGTCGAGATCGCCTTTTTCCTTGAGAGTGACGCATATGACGTCGCCCTGTTCGGGTACGGCGACGTCGACATCGCCGAGTGCCTCCGGATCGGCGGCGAACAGGCGCGTTAAGGTGGTCAGGTTCCAGGTCTCCAAAAAGTCCTCCATCGGTTAGAATTTCGAAAAATATCTGGGTATTCGATATGCCACTTAAAGGGGTGGCGCGCTAAATAAATTTCGCTAGGCTACGCATCGGGAACGGGGGCGAATCGGGTGCCATTTATCGCTTCATTACTGCGGCGTGTATATCTCTCGCTCAGCGAATTGGCTTGGTCCGCCCTTTTTATTCTTCTCGTGATCCACCTGGCCGCCTCCTACCTGCTCTTTATGCTGGCCGGCGAAGGCGATCTCGTCGGCAATCCGATCGATTTTATTTACTACTATATGGTGACGGCGACGACTGTCGGCTATGGAGATCTTTCCCCAAAATCGGGATTTGGCCGGACTATTGCCGTCCTGTTCGTTCTTCCCGGCGGCATTGCCATCTTCACCGCCGTTCTTGGCAAATTGTTGACAACGATCGGCACGATCTGGAGGAACCGTATGCGCGGATTGGGTGACTACAGCGAACGCACCGGCCATATCATCGTCCTCGGCTGGCAGGAGGGGCAGACACACCAGACGCTGCGGCTGCTGCATGCCGAACGGCAGGCCAACGAACCGATGAGCGTTCTGGTTGCCAAGGAGCCGGCGGAAAATCCCGCCAGCGACTACGCCGACTATATCAGAACCGAGCGGCTCGCCGATGCCGAGGCTCTGATGCGGGCCGGGGTGGCGCAGGCCCGCGCGATCATCGCACGCGGCGCAAATGACGACGAGACGCTGGCCGCCGTGCTGATTGCCGAAGACCATGCGCCCAATGCCCACATCGTGGCTTATTTCGCCGACGACCGCACAGCCCAGATGGTCAAACAGCTCCGGCCGCGCGTCGAGGCGGTGGGCTCGCTCGCCGAGGAGCTCTTGTCGCGCGCAGCCCGGGATCCCGGCTCTTCGGAGATCGCCGCACGGCTGCTGTCGGCCGCCTCCACCGACACGGCGTTTTCCCTGCCGGTCCCGCCTTTGCAAAAACCGCTGCTCTATGGAGACGTGTTTTTGAGCCTCAAGCGTCAGCACAACGTGACGCTGGTGGGCTTGCTGAGCCAGGGCATCACCGACCTCAATTGCCGGGACGAGGTGCTGATGCGGGGCGGAGAGACCCTTTACTACATCAGTGGAATGCGGCTAGATCCCGCTGCCATCGCTTGGGCTCGAATGGGAGACGTATCATGATCGGCTGGTTCGGCAGAGACAAGAACGAGAAGCCCTTGCCCAGAGAGCTTGGCCCCTTGAGCGCTGCCATCGGCGGGGCTCTGGAGATCGATTTCCTCTCCCTCGAGGCCGAGGCTTTGGGGGGCGAGCCGGCCATGCCGCTGCCACGGAGCGGCCCCTTCATCATTGCCGGTTACGGCGAGATTTCGCTCGATGCGGCGACGGTTCTGTCGCGTTACTACGACGAAGACCACCGGATGATCCAGGTGATGTCGGCGTCGGGCCAGCCGGGCGATGCCGTCGACGACATCAGCTTTTATCAATCCTGGGACAGCGTCGTGCCGGCGGGCCAGAGCGAATGGAATCGCTGGACCGGGCCGGGCGGCCTGATCGGCCAGCCCTCCTACGATGCCGACGGTATCCTTTATAGCCGCTTCTGGGGCGAAGGGCCGGAACGCGCGCAACTGGTGGAATTTGTCGAAAAGGTCGACGATGGCGACGTGCAACGCTCCATTCACCAGACCTGCATGCTGTATTATCGCCCGCTTGGCTCGACGCGCGAAATGCTGCTGATCAACGTCGAGCGCGATCTCGACCTCGGACAAAGCCAGGCGGGAAGCTCGGTGGAATTTCTGATCGGTTACGGACTGGCTCCCGCCGATGTCCGCCGCGTCTGACACCCTATCAATTTTTGACGGAGGAGTTTTTCAATGCTCGATTACGTGGCGGGTCTGCCTGCCTTCCTTGGTTATTTCGCCATCGGTCTTGGTGCCTACGCTGTTTTCGCGGTGATCTACACATTCTTGACGCCGCAAAAGGAAGTCCAGCTCATTCGTGCCGGCAATCTCGCCGCCGTCACGGCATTCCTGGGCGCGCTTGTCGGTTTCAGCCTGCCGCTGGCCTCGGCCGCGGCCAATTCGGTCAGCATCATCGACTACATCATCTGGGCGGCGATCGGCATTCTGGCGCAGATCCTTGCTTTCTACATTGCGAATTTCACCATGCCTGATCTGCATGAGAAGATCACCGCCGACGATATCGCCGCGGGCATATGGGGCGGCGGCATCGCACTGGTCATCGGTATTCTCAATGCCGCCTGCATGACCTATTGAGGGGAGGGGAACGATGCGCAGACGTAAGAGCGGGCACAGACGACCTTTCCTCGCCCTTGGCACTATCGCAGCCTCGACCCTGGCGCTATCCGGTTGCGGCGACCAGACGCCTTCGGAGGTCATGTTCACCTCCGTCGACCAATGCGTGACCTCAGGCATGGACCGGCAGGTCTGCCAGGCCGGCTATCAGGATGCCATGCGGGCGCATCTCGCCACCGCGCCGCGTTTCAACGGCATGGCGGCCTGCGAGGCCGAATACGGCGTGGGCCAATGCACGGAACAGCCGGCCAATTCAGTCCCGAACAACAGCGGCGGCAGCGGCAGCTTCTTCACGCCCTTCCTGGCAGGCTACATGCTGTCTTCGGCACTGAACAACATCACCGACTATTCCGATTATCGCCGGCGCCAGGAGGCCATGGGCTACTACTACGGTTCGACGCCGATTTATCGCAATCGCGCAGGGCAGACGTTGACAACGACGGTTCGCTCAGGCGGGGCGGGCAGCGACAGTGTGACCGCGCCCTCGCGCCAGAGCGTCAAACCGGTCAACGTCAACACCCGCACCGTCGCCCGTCAGGGCTTCGGGGGCCGTTCGTCGTTCAGTTTCGGCGGCTGACATGAAGCGCATCACCCTTCCGGCCCGTCCCGACTGGCGTGACAAGGCGCGCGCCGTCGGCTTCGGGTTTCACGTCATGTATGGCGAGCCCTACTGGCTCGACGATGCCGCCTATACTTTCACGCTCGATGAGATCGAGACTGAGATCGAAGAGCCGAGCCAGGAATTGCACGACATGTGCATGGATATGGTCGGCGATATCGTCAACAGCGAAGAGACGCTCGACAGGCTGGCCATTCCGGAGGATCTGCGCGATGTGGTGCAGCGCTCCTGGCAGCGCCGCGACCGGCACCTCTACGGCCGGTTCGATCTTGCCTATGATGGCAATGGTCCCGCCAAATTGCTCGAATACAACGCCGATACCCCGACCTCGGTGTTCGAGACAGCCTATTTCCAATACAACTGGCTGACCGACCAGATGGCTTTGGGCGCCCTGCCCAATGATGCGGACCAGTTTAATTCCCTGCAGGAAAGCCTTGTCGAGGCGTTCGAGCAGTTTCCCAAAGGGCCGATCTTCCACTTCGCCGTGATGACCGACAATGAGGAGGATCGAGGCACG
The window above is part of the Rhizobium sp. BT03 genome. Proteins encoded here:
- a CDS encoding transporter substrate-binding domain-containing protein, whose translation is MLTRRVFFAIATLAATFGFGSASHADALADITARGTLRVAVPQDFPPFGSVGTDMAPMGYDIDVANLIAEKLGVKTELVPVTSANRVPYLQTNKVDLVISSLGKNAEREKVIDFSAAYAPFFNGVFAPADLSVAKAEDLAGKSIGVTRGAVEDLELTKIAPADATIKRYEDNNGTISAFLSGQVDTIATGNVVAAAILAKNPPKRPELKFLIKNSPCYIGLNKEQAALLEKVNGIIAAAKADGALNAISQKWLGTDLPSDL
- a CDS encoding plasmid stabilization protein is translated as MPAVTIRNLSEATHRALKVRAAHHGRSAEAEMREILEAAVRPETRLRLGSALAERSRLLGLTNDDFAVLDQAFDKIPAKPMSFE
- a CDS encoding type II toxin-antitoxin system VapC family toxin, whose translation is MIILDTNVVSEAMKPAPDDAVKFWLDEQAAETLFLSSVTIAELMFGIGALPAGKRKERLSDALDGLEELFEGRILAFDITAARHYADLAVKARAAGRGFPTPDGYIAAIAASKGFVVATRDTSAFDAAGVEVINPWATSRA
- a CDS encoding transporter substrate-binding domain-containing protein, whose product is MTISFRTGVMSLVAAALLSTPVLAEGSKLDEVLARGHLVLGTGSTNAPWHFKSADDKLQGFDVDMGHIIAKALFGDPEKIEYVNQSSDARIPNITTDKVDITCQFMTVTGERAQQVAFTIPYYREGVGLMLKADGKYGDYAALKAAGSSVTISVLQNVYAEAMVHAALPEATVDQYDSVDLIYQALESGRADAVATDQSSLAWYMTQNPGRYKDAGYGWNPQTYACAVKRGDQDWLNFVNTALHEAMTGVEFDFYAKSFKTWFGKDLAPPQIGFPVEFK
- a CDS encoding amino acid ABC transporter ATP-binding protein — protein: MAKTILDIKGLRKTYGIHEVLKGVDCAVEEGEVISIIGSSGSGKTTLLRCVNMLEEFQGGTISLDGEEIGYRVDGATRRRKGEKEIARQRALTGMAFQQFNLFPHMSAAENVMLGLVKVKKMTKPDARAVAEKWLDRVGLSARANHYPGQLSGGQQQRVAIARAIAMSPRLMLFDEVTSALDPELVGEVLQVIKGLAADGMTMLLVTHEMRFAYEVSSRVIFMNQGVICEEGDPKDMFVHPKTERLAEFLKTSSFN
- a CDS encoding GntR family transcriptional regulator, translated to MQDSHTSETTQKSIEATIVSGILSAKIRPGTRLGENQLAALFCVSRTRVREAMMRLETRGIVHVSPRRGWFVVEPSAEDAIAVYEARRIVEAGLLRSMRALTDEGRKALDGHLNEERNAMAAGDRQRLTYLMGDFHIRIAELSGNAIVVDILRDLTARTILISMLYQSEFHAAQSHEGHCRIFEAMQAGDFVRAAELSVEHLDDVEMGLDLTARPDPLSDLRNSLSLPPKTASSPFRPSKPQLQRSH
- a CDS encoding amino acid ABC transporter permease, translating into MSHTFLEQLWIARYVIINGVGVTVSISLLAILAGSVLGVFVGLALVYGGVVLRVAVRAYTDIIRGTPVLVLVLASYYVSAAVGLDLGPFSAGVLALAIFCSSHVGEIVRGALQAIPKGQTEAAKAIGLTFTQTFTSVLWPQAMRQCLPAWVNTAAEMVKASTLLSVIGVAELLLRTQEIISRNFMSLQFYFLAGGLYFIVNYGIEHFGKYVERKTALPS
- a CDS encoding amino acid ABC transporter permease, with translation MGYTLNFAAVWRNFDFLLSGLALSLGLAVISILIGAAIGLVVAFALTSKSRFAVVPARVYVTVIRNLPILVLVLFAFFALPQMGLRLDKMKSFVLVLSLYSGAYLAEVFRAGLLSIPRGLTEAGLAIGLTGMQIRSSIIAPLMLRNVLPSLSSTIISLFKDTSLAAAIAVPELTFAARKINVESFRVIETWMVTSALYVVTCFLIAAAMRFVERRLALPR